In the genome of Variovorax sp. PAMC26660, the window CATCGACCGGCTCGCGCAGCGCGGCCAGCGTCTGCAGCGAGGCGGTGTAGTCGCCGGCGTCGAACTGCGCATTGGCGGCGGGCACGACCTGTGCCATGGCCGCGTGCAGCGCCTTCTCGGCGGGCTCCTGCAGCAGCAGTTCGCTGACGTGCGCGTCGGCCTCGGGCGCCTTCTTGAGGATGTTGCCGATGCGCTTGTTGGCGGCGGCCAGTGCAGCGGCGGCGGGCAGTGCGGCGAAGGCGCGCACTGCCGCCAGCAGCTTGGGCACTTCGCCCAGGCGCTGCGGGCGAGGGGCCAGCACGGCATCGACTTCCTGCGCGCTCGCGCCCTGCTCGCGCAGGCTGCCGGCGAGGCGGTCGAGGATGAAGTCCTGCAGCTCGACCGTGGCCTTGCTGCTCTCGAAGCCGGCGATGCCCTTGAACTGCGCGGCGGCGTCCTGCAGCAGCGCGTTCAGGCCCAACGCGAGGTCCCTTTCGGTCAGCATGCGGATCACACCGAGCGCATGGCGGCGCAGCGCGAACGGGTCGCGGTCGCCGGTGGGCAGGTTGCCGATGCCGAACATGCCGACCAGCGTTTCGAGCTTGTCGGCCAGCGCGACCACGAGGCCGACGGTGTTGCGCGGCAGTTCGTCGCCGGCAAAGCGCGGCTTGTAGTGGTCTTCGATGGCGTCGGCCACTGCGGCATCGAGGCCGTCGTGCAGCGCGTAGTAGCGGCCCATGGTGCCTTGCAGCTCGGGGAACTCGCCGACCATGTCGGTCACGAGGTCGGCCTTGGCCAGTTGCGCGGCTTGCGTCGCCTGCGCGGCCAGCGTGGTGTCACCGAGTTTTTCGGCAATGCCGCGTGCGATGTGCATCACGCGCTGGACACGCTCGCCCTGCGTGCCGAGCTTGTTGTGATAGACCACCTTGCCCAGCGACTCGACGCGCGAGGCCAGCGATTTCTTGCGGTCCTGGTCGAAGAAGAACTTGGCATCGGCCAGGCGCGGGCGCACCACGCGCTCGTTGCCCTGGATCACCGCGCTCGCGTCGTCGGGGCTGATGTTGCTGACGACGAGGAAGTTGTGGGTGAGCTTGTTCGACGCGTCGAGCAGCGGAAAGTACTTCTGGTTGGCCTTCATCGTGAGGATCAGGCATTCCTGCGGCACTTCGAGGAATTCGCGCTCGAAACTGCAGACCAGCACGTTGGGGCGTTCGACCAGCGCGGTCACTTCGTCGAGCAGTGCGTCGTCGTGGATGGGCACGGCACCGCCGCCGACCTTGATGGCGGCGGCCGCCAGTTGGCGTGCGATTTCAGCGCGGCGCGCCTCGAAGCTCGCGATGACTGCGCCGTCGTCCTGCAGTTGCAGCGCATAGCTGTTGGCATCGCGCAGCACGACCGGATCGACCGCCGCCTCGAAGCGGTGGCCGTGCGTCTCGCGGCCGGCCTTCAGGCCCAGCGCCTCGATGGGCACCACAGTGCTGCCGTGCAGCGCCACGAGGCCGTGCGCGGGACGCACGAAGCTCACGCTGGTCCAGCCGGGCAGCTCGCTGCCTTCTTCAAGCTGGTAGGTCATGACCTTCGGAATCGGCAGCTTGGCAATGGCCTCGGCCAGGGCCTTCTGCAGGCCTTCGGCCAGCGTGGCGCCCTTGGCGGTGCTTTCGTAGAACAGCGCTTCGGCCTTGCCGTCCATCGCGCGCTTGAGGCCCGGCACGGCCGAGGCGTCGGCGCCGAGCGCGCCCAGGCGCTTGAGCAGGGCCGGCGTGGGCTGGCCCGAGGCATCGAGGCCCACGGCCACGGGCATGAGCTTTTGCGACACGGCCTTGTCGGCGGCGCGCTCGGCCACGTGCGTGAGGTGCGCGGCAAGGCGGCGCGGCGAAGCATAGGCGGTGAGCACCGCGCCCGCCTCGGCGAGCCCCTGCGCCACGAGCTGGTCGCGCAGCACGCCGGCAAAGGCGTCACCGAGCTTCTTCAACGCCTTGGGCGGCAATTCCTCGACAAACAGTTCGACAAGAAGGCTGGCAGACGACATGGCTCAGAGGGATAGGACGAAAACTGCGCCGCAAGCGGCGCCGGTCACGGGCACGCAGCAATGCGGCACCGTGGAAGGGAAAGAAGAAAAACGGTTCATGCGGCGACGGCGCCGTTGCGCCGCTCCACGCTGCGGCGCGCCACGAGCGCAAGCACCGCCACCACCAGCAGCGGCGCCCAGACGGTGAACATCTCGTTGAGCAGCACCTGCGCGCCGCGCGGCGAGAAGAAGCGCTTGAGCGCTATCGGCGACACCTCGATGGGCCGCCACGGGCTGAAGTAGCGCACGTCGCTGAACGGCCAGAAGAAGGCGATGCCGATGCCGCCATTGGTCAGCATGTCCAGCAGCGGATGCGACACGGTGCACAGCGCGATCCACGCCCAGCCGGTCGCGCGGCGCATGCCCCATCGCGGCGCGAGCCACCAGCCGATGAGGCCGAACACCAGCGCGAACAGCAGGGTGTGCGTGAAGCCGCGGTGTCCGCTCATGCCGCCATAGGCAATGCCGAGCTTGAAAGCGAGGCCGTCGAAGTCCGGCACGATGGCCGCGAGCATGCCCACCAGCAGCGCCGCCACCGGCACGCGCCGCGTGCCCAGCGCAATGGCTGCGCAGACGGGAACGGCGACATGGGTGAAGATCGTTGGCATGGCGGGCGGGCAGGGTCAGGCGGGCTTCTTCGGCGGCATCTGCGCAACCCATTCGCGCGGCGCCATCGGGAAGCCCAGGCGCTCGCGGCTTTCGTAGTAGCTCTGCGCCACGCTGCGCGCGAGGTTGCGGATGCGGCCGATGTAGGCCGCGCGCTCCGTCACGCTGATCGCGCCGCGCGCGTCGAGCAGGTTGAAGCTGTGTGCGGCTTTCAGCACCTGTTCGTAGGCCGGCAGCGCGAGCTGCTCGGTCATGAGGTGCTTGGCCTGCTTTTCATGCGCATTGAAGGCGGTGAACAGGAACTCGGCGTCGCTGTGCTCGAAGTTGTAGGTCGACTGCTCGACCTCGTTCTGGTGATAGACGTCGCCATAGGTCACGCCGGGCGCCCATTCCAGTTCGTAGATGCTTTCCTTCTGCTGCAGGTACATCGCCAGGCGTTCAAGGCCGTAGGTGATTTCGCCGGTGATCGGCTTGCAGTCGATGCCGCCGACCTGCTGGAAGTAGGTGAACTGCGTCACTTCCATGCCGTTGAGCCAGACTTCCCAGCCCAGGCCCCAGGCGCCGAGCGTGGGGTTTTCCCAATCGTCCTCGACGAAGCGGATGTCGTTCTTCTTCAGGTCGAAGCCCAGGGCTTCGAGGCTGCCGAGGTACAGCTCCAGAATGTTGGAAGGCGCGGGCTTGAGCACCACCTGGTATTGGTAGTAGTGCTGCAGGCGGTTGGGGTTCTCGCCGTAGCGGCCGTCCTTGGGGCGGCGGCTGGGCTGCACATAGGCGGCCTTCCACGGTTCCGGGCCGAGGGCGCGCAGGAAGGTGGCGGTGTGCGAGGTGCCCGCGCCCACTTCCATGTCGTACGGTTGCAGCAGCGCACAGCCTTGGTCGGCCCAGTACGACTGCAGTTTGAGAATGATTTGTTGGAAGGTCAGCATGGCTCTGCGTGAAGGCGGCCGCCCGGTGGGAGAACCCCGCGGCGCAACGAACCGGCTATTTTACGAGGCAGCGGGCGGTCAGGAACGCCCCGCTATGCTCGACCTCCCCCTTTTGGAACCTCCCCCGTACATCGTGATTCGCCTGTCCTCGCCGTCCGCGCCCTTTGCCCATGCCCGTTGATCCCACCGCATTGACCGCCCTGGGCGAACGCATCGGCGCCCAGGCCTGGCCCGGTTTCCTGGTGTTGCTGGCCGTGCTGACCGCCGGTGCCGGCCTCGCGGCCTGGGGTTTCGAGCATCTTCGGCGCCGGCATGCGGCGCAACCCGAGCCGGGCACGTACCTGCTTTTCGGCGGACTGGCCATCGGCCTTGTCACGGTGCTCGGTCTTGCGAGGGTCTTTGCCGAGGTGGCCGAGGGCCTGGGCAACGGCCGGCCGATGGGGCTGCTGGACGAGACCATCAGCGAAGCGGTCGGCGCCCACACGCCGCTGGCCGTGCGCGAAGTGTTCCTGCGGCTCACCCATCTGGGCGACCCGTGGTTCATGGGGTCGATCTGCGTGCTGGTGGCTGTCTTGCTGTGGCTGCGCGGGCATCGCGGCTTTGCCGTCGGATGGCTGGCGGCCAGCGTCGGCAACGCGGGGCTGAACCATGTGCTCAAGCACATCTTCGAGCGCGCGCGGCCGATTCATGAGAACGGCTTCGCGCTGGTATCAGGCTTCAGCTTTCCGAGCGGCCACAGCTCCGGCTCGATGGTGCTCTACGGCATGCTGGGCTACCTGGGGCTGCGCATGCTGCCGCCGCGCTGGCGCGTGCCGTCGGTGATGGCGGCAACGGCCGTGGTCATCACCGTGGCCTGCAGCCGCATCTTCGTGCGGGCGCACTTTCCGACCGACGTGCTCGCGGGGCTGTGCTCGGGCGGGGCGTGGCTGGCGATCTGCATCGCGAGCATCGAGTACGCGCGGCACCATCGCCGAACGCGGTAGCCAGGCCTTCGCCCAGCAAAAAGGCCGCGAAGGCTGATGCCCCCGCGGCCCGGTTCTGGTCACTGAAATCGCTCGACGGATCAGTATTCCCAGAAGATCCGCTGCAGTTCCTTGGTGTTGTTGGTCTTGGTCAGCGCGACCATTGCCAGGATGCGCGCCTTCTGCGGACGCAGGTCGTGCGCCACCACCCAGTCGTACTTGTCGTCGGGCTGCTCGGCATTGCGGATCACGAAGCCGTCAGGCACGCGCGAGCTGCGAATGACGATCACGCCATCGGCGCGCGCCTTCTGCAGGTTCGGCACGATGCGATCGGCCACCGAGCCGTTGCCCGTGCCGCCGTGGATCAGCGCCTTGGCACCGCTCTTGGCGATGGCGTCGATGGCGATGGACGACACGCCCTCGTAGCCCATGGCGATCTCGACCGGCGGCAGCGCATTGATGCTGTCGATGTCGAACTC includes:
- a CDS encoding metal-dependent hydrolase, with product MPTIFTHVAVPVCAAIALGTRRVPVAALLVGMLAAIVPDFDGLAFKLGIAYGGMSGHRGFTHTLLFALVFGLIGWWLAPRWGMRRATGWAWIALCTVSHPLLDMLTNGGIGIAFFWPFSDVRYFSPWRPIEVSPIALKRFFSPRGAQVLLNEMFTVWAPLLVVAVLALVARRSVERRNGAVAA
- the glyS gene encoding glycine--tRNA ligase subunit beta, translated to MSSASLLVELFVEELPPKALKKLGDAFAGVLRDQLVAQGLAEAGAVLTAYASPRRLAAHLTHVAERAADKAVSQKLMPVAVGLDASGQPTPALLKRLGALGADASAVPGLKRAMDGKAEALFYESTAKGATLAEGLQKALAEAIAKLPIPKVMTYQLEEGSELPGWTSVSFVRPAHGLVALHGSTVVPIEALGLKAGRETHGHRFEAAVDPVVLRDANSYALQLQDDGAVIASFEARRAEIARQLAAAAIKVGGGAVPIHDDALLDEVTALVERPNVLVCSFEREFLEVPQECLILTMKANQKYFPLLDASNKLTHNFLVVSNISPDDASAVIQGNERVVRPRLADAKFFFDQDRKKSLASRVESLGKVVYHNKLGTQGERVQRVMHIARGIAEKLGDTTLAAQATQAAQLAKADLVTDMVGEFPELQGTMGRYYALHDGLDAAVADAIEDHYKPRFAGDELPRNTVGLVVALADKLETLVGMFGIGNLPTGDRDPFALRRHALGVIRMLTERDLALGLNALLQDAAAQFKGIAGFESSKATVELQDFILDRLAGSLREQGASAQEVDAVLAPRPQRLGEVPKLLAAVRAFAALPAAAALAAANKRIGNILKKAPEADAHVSELLLQEPAEKALHAAMAQVVPAANAQFDAGDYTASLQTLAALREPVDAFFDGVMVNAEQADLRLNRLGLLMLLHAAMNRVAQLERLAV
- a CDS encoding phosphatase PAP2 family protein; this encodes MPVDPTALTALGERIGAQAWPGFLVLLAVLTAGAGLAAWGFEHLRRRHAAQPEPGTYLLFGGLAIGLVTVLGLARVFAEVAEGLGNGRPMGLLDETISEAVGAHTPLAVREVFLRLTHLGDPWFMGSICVLVAVLLWLRGHRGFAVGWLAASVGNAGLNHVLKHIFERARPIHENGFALVSGFSFPSGHSSGSMVLYGMLGYLGLRMLPPRWRVPSVMAATAVVITVACSRIFVRAHFPTDVLAGLCSGGAWLAICIASIEYARHHRRTR
- the glyQ gene encoding glycine--tRNA ligase subunit alpha; protein product: MLTFQQIILKLQSYWADQGCALLQPYDMEVGAGTSHTATFLRALGPEPWKAAYVQPSRRPKDGRYGENPNRLQHYYQYQVVLKPAPSNILELYLGSLEALGFDLKKNDIRFVEDDWENPTLGAWGLGWEVWLNGMEVTQFTYFQQVGGIDCKPITGEITYGLERLAMYLQQKESIYELEWAPGVTYGDVYHQNEVEQSTYNFEHSDAEFLFTAFNAHEKQAKHLMTEQLALPAYEQVLKAAHSFNLLDARGAISVTERAAYIGRIRNLARSVAQSYYESRERLGFPMAPREWVAQMPPKKPA